In the bacterium HR11 genome, one interval contains:
- the vapC gene encoding tRNA(fMet)-specific endonuclease VapC, whose product MGTRLWVDANVIVRHVTGDPPDMARRATDLMRRADRGEITLVVAEIVVAEAFWVLRSFYGHPSRQVAEVLIDFLRAPGIRAVGRQRLLQALELVQRQGVDIADALLAVQAARAGEKVCSFDLDFQRLPVEWEPP is encoded by the coding sequence GTGGGGACTCGGTTGTGGGTCGACGCCAACGTCATCGTTCGCCACGTCACCGGTGATCCCCCGGACATGGCCCGACGGGCGACGGACCTGATGCGGCGGGCCGACCGGGGAGAAATCACGCTGGTCGTGGCCGAGATCGTCGTCGCCGAGGCCTTTTGGGTCTTACGGTCCTTTTACGGGCATCCGTCTCGGCAGGTCGCCGAGGTCTTGATAGACTTCCTCCGGGCCCCAGGCATCCGGGCCGTCGGGCGGCAACGGTTGTTGCAGGCGTTAGAACTCGTCCAACGACAAGGCGTCGATATCGCCGATGCTCTGCTGGCAGTCCAGGCAGCTCGAGCGGGCGAGAAGGTGTGCTCCTTTGACCTTGATTTCCAACGGCTCCCCGTCGAGTGGGAGCCGCCTTGA
- a CDS encoding putative zinc protease codes for MHRMWLITTLVGFVFTLAVAAEPLPRIVSLRSPSALLKIRVMVKAGSAMDPAGLEGLAYLTGRLLIDGGFGDPQNPVTKDRLAEITRPWGSGAFPEVRVSKETTTFSMTVPREVLDRYVREVLTPMFRQPLFAERELERVRAEALQELQSLRFEQIELVGLVAMDAVIHAGTSYAHPVIGTAQGLRQVTPEAVRRFYATYYRPDNVIVGVSSADPAVIRRLESVWQQPGSVQADPLPPRSIDPPPPPQGREVLIIALPSALSTGLHAGFPIPITRAHPDYWPLYVANVWFGTHRDSFSHLYQVIREERGYNYGDYSYIEHFEGRPFFLFPPTNTPRRYQYFSIWIRPVAHDYAVHIMKALTWELEHFIRTGLTEEQCELAKNKARVLHLNLAETIDRMLGYRLDDLFYGLDPGYLDAYLARIEAVTCEQVNAAIRKYLQARDLKYVVVTDEKVAPKLAEAIAQNGPAWGKRPEDYQIPVREEGGRKVYMVPADKLPTLQRDAAWAYYWLDIPRERIRIVPVAQLFETAGIPEQ; via the coding sequence CCTGCGCTCCCCGTCGGCTCTCCTGAAGATCCGGGTCATGGTGAAGGCCGGCTCGGCGATGGACCCCGCGGGCCTCGAAGGCCTGGCCTACCTGACGGGACGGCTCCTCATCGATGGGGGCTTTGGGGACCCCCAAAACCCCGTCACGAAGGACCGCCTGGCCGAGATCACCCGCCCCTGGGGAAGCGGCGCCTTCCCCGAGGTTCGAGTCTCGAAGGAGACGACGACCTTCTCGATGACGGTCCCCCGGGAGGTCTTGGACCGTTACGTCCGAGAGGTCTTGACGCCGATGTTCCGCCAGCCGCTCTTTGCCGAACGGGAGCTCGAGCGGGTCCGGGCCGAAGCCCTCCAGGAACTTCAGTCGCTCCGCTTCGAGCAGATCGAGCTGGTCGGCCTGGTGGCGATGGACGCCGTCATCCACGCCGGCACGTCGTATGCCCATCCCGTCATCGGCACGGCCCAGGGTCTCCGGCAGGTGACGCCCGAGGCCGTCCGGCGTTTCTACGCGACGTACTATCGGCCCGACAACGTCATCGTCGGGGTCAGTAGCGCCGACCCGGCCGTCATCCGTCGGCTCGAATCGGTCTGGCAACAGCCCGGCTCCGTCCAAGCTGACCCCCTGCCGCCGCGTTCGATCGACCCGCCGCCCCCGCCCCAGGGCCGAGAGGTCCTCATCATCGCCCTCCCCAGCGCCCTCTCGACGGGCCTGCACGCCGGCTTCCCCATCCCCATCACCCGGGCCCATCCGGACTACTGGCCGCTGTATGTGGCCAACGTCTGGTTCGGGACCCACCGGGACAGCTTCTCCCATCTCTACCAGGTCATCCGGGAGGAGCGGGGCTACAATTACGGGGACTACTCGTACATCGAGCACTTCGAAGGCCGGCCCTTCTTTCTGTTCCCGCCGACGAACACGCCCCGGCGGTACCAGTACTTCAGCATCTGGATCCGACCCGTCGCCCACGACTACGCCGTTCACATCATGAAGGCCCTGACCTGGGAGCTGGAGCACTTCATCCGCACGGGCCTCACGGAAGAACAATGCGAGCTCGCCAAGAACAAAGCTCGGGTCCTCCACCTGAACCTGGCCGAGACGATCGACCGCATGCTGGGCTACCGCCTGGACGACCTCTTCTACGGCCTGGACCCCGGGTACCTGGACGCCTACCTGGCCCGAATCGAGGCCGTGACGTGCGAGCAGGTCAACGCGGCCATCCGCAAGTACTTGCAGGCCCGGGACCTCAAGTATGTCGTCGTGACCGACGAGAAGGTCGCCCCCAAGCTCGCCGAGGCCATCGCCCAAAATGGACCCGCCTGGGGCAAACGTCCGGAAGACTACCAGATCCCCGTCCGGGAAGAAGGCGGTCGGAAGGTCTACATGGTCCCGGCCGACAAGCTCCCGACCCTTCAGCGGGATGCGGCCTGGGCCTACTACTGGCTGGACATCCCGAGGGAGCGCATCCGCATCGTCCCGGTCGCCCAGCTCTTCGAGACGGCGGGCATCCCGGAGCAGTAA